TTCTGAAACCCAACATGAAAGAACTAGAATCCCGACCTGTGAAAGTCGTGCTGTGATTCCCCAAAACGCCCTCTATTTCCTCCTCCGTTCCGTAGCCTCTATCCGGTCCTCTAAAGTCGTCAAGTAGTTGCTCAACCGTTGCACAGAGGCTTGCAGGTTCTGGAATATACCAACCAGTAAGGAGTTAGTAAAATCAGCAAAGACGATCTGAAAGAGCATGAGACGCCATGGTAGTTTGCCCAAAGCCGGTAAATGACTGGAGTGGGGACAGGGACTCGAGAACCATCCGATGATGCTGGTCTCGCGCAAAGAGGGCCATTACGATCGTCTAGGTATGTGTTCGTGCCATGCAGCTGCTGTGTTTTTCAGGTTGATGAGACAAGGAAAGTTATCAGATGCAGTAACGCACGTAGATATCTTCTGTCAGCAGGTCATTTGCGGCCTTGTACTCCTGGAGCACGTAGTAGTACACTCCAGAGCCGGCAAGGGTGGTGCCGAAGAGGAAACCGAAGAGACTGTAGTTGCAAGAGGTCGAGTTAACGACTGACACCGAGATGAAACTTTGGAGAACCAAAGGCGGCCGTTTGAAGACCAATTGGCGGCCAATTGAGCAACTTACCCTCCTCTGAAGGCACCGACGGGCTTGCGAGCGGGCAGCGTCGCATTCGAGACGGCATCGAATCGTCGTGTGGTCGTCTGGAAGCTGCGAGTTAACGGCGAAGTGTGACCCAGCACGCGGGCGCCAACCGAAAACAATCGAGAGGACATTTTGTGTATGTTGTATGCTAGATATGGAAAATCCTAGTTCGGTCCAGGGTCTCGGGTTCGCGAGTGAAAGTGACAGATGATCTTGGTGTTTGGGCTCAGGAAGTGGTGGAGCCCTCCGGAATCAACAATGGCCGCGCGGAGGCGAGGACTGGAGTAGAGTGGGACGCGGCAAGGCGGTAATAAGGCGGTCTGGGCCGGCAATACCCAAGCATCTCAGTCAAGAGATGCCGTGGCGAATCAAGCTACTTCATATTACCACTGTAGTGCAAATAGCAAACTGCAAGTGTCGAACCCCTGCGCTACGCCAAGACAACCGCGGGGGCAGTTCGGACTTGGAGAATTTACTAATACCGGTAATGTACTCCGTACAGAATACAGACCAATGGAAGTGCTTTGCACCTCGATGAGGCCACGTTTCACAGGCGAGGCTCAACTGAGGTTGACAGTATTCCATTTGTAATTTCACTAACTTGACAGCCTCATATGTAAACATGGTTCACACAACACCATCATTTTCCATAGGCTGTCTTATTGGTGGCTAGGTTttcatgaaaaaaaaacgcagtTGAAATTCAGTCTGGTAACCTAAGACCTTGTGGTATTTTTACATAACAAGTAAATCATCAAGTGTACGTCAAGCAGCAAACGCAGAGCGCTTTACAACTCATCGTGCtcatccttcttcttctcagcAGCCTCAGtggccttggcctcctcaGACTCAGTAGCAGCCGGGGCAACCGGGGTCTCCTTCTCGGCCTCAACGGAAACCTCAGCCTTGTACTTGCCGTTCTCCTTGACGAAAGTGATCAAGTCCTCGATAGTGCGCGAGCCGCTGTAGGTAGCGGGCGAGTCCTTCTTGCCAGCAGCGTAGAGCTTGATGGTGGGGAAACCCTGGATCTCGTCGGGAACGTCGTTGGCAGTGGCGTCAACCTTGGCGATGACGACCTTGTCCTTGAACTCAGACTTCTGGTAGAGAGCACCAAGCTCCTCGTACTTGGGAGCCAAAGCCTTGCAATGACCGCACCAAGGGGCGTAGAACTCGATGAGAACGTCCTTGGTGTCGTCGAGAACGATGTCGTTGTAGGTGTGGGCAACGACAACGCTGACAGGGCCATCGTTGGTCTCGGGAATAGGCTCGGACTTGACGCTGGGCTCGATCTTGCCAGCAACGAAGTCCTCGACGAACTTGGAGATAGCCTCGGCGGTGATCTCCTTGTCCTGGTCGAAGGGGAACTTCTGGTTCTTGACAGTCTCCTGGATGGCGAAGGCGGGGAACTTGTCGGCCTTGAGGTTCAGGTTACCAGCGTGGGCGCCAAAAGCCTTAGCATCGATAGTGGCGAAGTTGATGGCGCCACGGTGCTTCTCGGCGATGGACTTGAGGGCCTCGCTGAGAGTAGTACGCTCCTCAGCGGTCTCGGCGAAGATGTACGCCAGAGGAATGCCAGCGGACATGTAGTCGGAGTATGTCTCGGGGCCGACCTCGCCGATCAAAGGAGTGGCGGCGGTCTTGGCGAACTTCTCAATCTCCTCGACGTCAAATTTCTTGTCGAAGACAGCCTTGCCCTCATCAAAGGTCTTGTAAACAACAATGGCAGGAGCCTTGACACCCTCAGCCTCTGCAAGGGCGGCATCGGTGCTGGAACCGAAGGGGTAGTGGTCACGGAGCTTCTCGGCAGCCTGGGTGAAAGTCTCAGTCGAGGTCTTGTCGTCGCTGGACAAGTAAGCGACAACGACAACCTTGTCGGTCTTCTTGAACTCCTCGAGGCTGTCGGTGGTGATGGTCGAAACAGCAGGCAGAGACTGCTTGACCATATACGAGATAATTCTGAATAAAATGGCATCGATCAGTAATCAGATCATGAATTGAACGAGGCTGTTCGTGAGCCATCAACTTACCCATCATCCTGCCTCTGACCCTTGTAGGGCACGACGTTGTCAAGGCCACGGAAGACCTTCAGGGTGGGGTAGCCCTCGACACCGTGTTTTTGGCACAGATCCTGCTCCTCTGTGCAGTCGACCTTGATAAGCTTGATGTTCTTCTCCTTGAGAGAGGTGGCGGCCTTCTCATAGTGGGGGGCGAGAGCCTTGCAGTGACCGCTGTCAAACAAAATTATTGTCAGTGCTTTCCAGTCTTGCAAAACGTCTGTGTGCGGATGGCAGGTGCCAGGGTGCTGCGGGGGGATTGTCGGACGACGGAGTACTAGC
The Pyricularia oryzae 70-15 chromosome 1, whole genome shotgun sequence DNA segment above includes these coding regions:
- a CDS encoding protein disulfide-isomerase, with amino-acid sequence MHTVRSFALGLLATAAVVSASDAPSDVVQLKEDTFDAFIKENDLVLAEFFAPWCGHCKALAPHYEKAATSLKEKNIKLIKVDCTEEQDLCQKHGVEGYPTLKVFRGLDNVVPYKGQRQDDGIISYMVKQSLPAVSTITTDSLEEFKKTDKVVVVAYLSSDDKTSTETFTQAAEKLRDHYPFGSSTDAALAEAEGVKAPAIVVYKTFDEGKAVFDKKFDVEEIEKFAKTAATPLIGEVGPETYSDYMSAGIPLAYIFAETAEERTTLSEALKSIAEKHRGAINFATIDAKAFGAHAGNLNLKADKFPAFAIQETVKNQKFPFDQDKEITAEAISKFVEDFVAGKIEPSVKSEPIPETNDGPVSVVVAHTYNDIVLDDTKDVLIEFYAPWCGHCKALAPKYEELGALYQKSEFKDKVVIAKVDATANDVPDEIQGFPTIKLYAAGKKDSPATYSGSRTIEDLITFVKENGKYKAEVSVEAEKETPVAPAATESEEAKATEAAEKKKDEHDEL